The Glycine soja cultivar W05 chromosome 3, ASM419377v2, whole genome shotgun sequence genome window below encodes:
- the LOC114405435 gene encoding bZIP transcription factor 53-like: MDETNMKRRALNREYARQSRLRKHKRLEDLTNEVNMLQSANKKLVESIKAKEEAYAETEVDNNILRAQTVELTDRLRFLHSIIQVAEKAKGLSVNVKIPNLKP, encoded by the coding sequence ATGGACGAGACGAATATGAAGAGGAGGGCATTGAACCGTGAATATGCAAGACAATCGCGGTTGAGAAAGCATAAGCGATTGGAGGATTTGACCAACGAAGTCAACATGTTGCAAAGTGCAAACAAGAAGTTGGTAGAGAGCATCAAGGCTAAGGAGGAAGCATATGCTGAGACGGAAGTTGATAACAACATCTTGAGAGCGCAAACCGTGGAATTGACTGATCGATTGCGCTTTTTGCACTCTATCATTCAGGTTGCGGAAAAGGCCAAAGGGTTATCTGTTAATGTAAAGATTCCAAATCTTAAGCCGTAG